From the Xylanivirga thermophila genome, one window contains:
- a CDS encoding glycoside hydrolase family 15 protein, which yields MYTSKAHIIDAIIGNRKMMAVMTSNGEMQKLWWPRLDVFQQIDEWNFAISIDGYTNLLWLHDDMEWDFVQKYLDDSPIVLTKGRHKVLPISWQFIDFILPDKDVLIRRINIKNDSEKKMSIKLWQYSNFPIDERYRYNTTQYIDDIDGILHYRANTAIGLCSSKKISAFQCGGDVKSQIKGLNLAGEDQNMSSQGAVMWDYNTVYPQEDICIDIYLIADTSIEKIFKTMSSLKIRNTSDVQNDVCKYWHDIYFERNHIDIYNKKLNKLYNRSIMVFHLLSQSDLGSILAAPEVDEDFLYCGGYGFCWGRDAAYITCAIDAAGYYDMVDKFYEWTISAQSADGSWAQRHYLDGSIAPNWGIQIDETGSVLWGIWEHYKITKDKQFLSKMWPSIKKGAEFLISYLDDYTGLPSDSYDLWEERVAEHTYSAAAVYGGFIGASNIAAEMGFDAEAKGWTKNAIDIKKAIEKWCWDEETGYFLRSIKVDGEIHKDHIVDISVLGLVYPFKVLDANDKRIRATVKVIEDRLWSLKVGGIKRYENDVYRGGNPWILTTLWLTYYYTLIDENDRAKELFGWVVDHATPMGLFSEQIHRNTGKPAWVVPLTWSHAMFILTLRELLDKELLE from the coding sequence TTGTACACATCAAAAGCACATATAATAGACGCCATAATAGGTAATAGGAAGATGATGGCAGTTATGACATCCAATGGGGAAATGCAGAAACTATGGTGGCCTAGACTAGACGTTTTTCAACAAATAGATGAATGGAATTTTGCCATATCCATAGATGGTTATACGAATCTGTTGTGGCTCCATGATGATATGGAATGGGATTTTGTCCAAAAATATCTAGATGATTCGCCGATAGTGCTAACTAAAGGTAGGCACAAGGTACTTCCAATAAGCTGGCAATTTATCGATTTTATACTGCCTGATAAGGATGTATTAATAAGAAGAATCAATATAAAAAATGATTCAGAAAAGAAGATGTCAATAAAGTTGTGGCAATATTCCAATTTTCCTATAGACGAGAGATACAGATATAATACCACTCAATACATAGATGATATAGATGGTATATTGCACTATCGAGCCAATACAGCAATAGGATTATGCAGTAGTAAAAAGATATCGGCTTTTCAATGTGGAGGAGATGTAAAAAGTCAGATCAAAGGATTAAATCTTGCTGGTGAAGATCAGAATATGTCTTCTCAGGGCGCTGTCATGTGGGATTATAATACTGTTTATCCACAAGAGGATATATGTATTGATATATACTTAATAGCGGATACTTCCATAGAAAAAATATTCAAAACTATGAGTAGTTTAAAGATTCGTAATACATCGGACGTTCAAAATGATGTTTGTAAGTATTGGCATGATATCTATTTTGAACGCAATCACATAGATATCTATAATAAAAAGCTTAATAAACTTTATAATAGATCTATCATGGTGTTCCACCTTTTAAGTCAATCTGATTTAGGTAGTATACTGGCGGCACCTGAAGTGGATGAGGACTTTTTATACTGTGGTGGCTATGGCTTTTGCTGGGGAAGGGATGCTGCATATATAACTTGTGCTATAGATGCAGCTGGATATTATGATATGGTAGATAAATTTTATGAATGGACTATATCTGCTCAAAGTGCAGATGGCTCATGGGCTCAGCGGCATTATCTGGATGGTTCCATAGCGCCGAATTGGGGAATTCAAATTGATGAAACAGGTTCTGTATTATGGGGCATTTGGGAACATTATAAGATTACCAAGGACAAACAATTTTTATCTAAAATGTGGCCCAGTATAAAAAAAGGTGCAGAATTTTTAATATCATACTTAGATGATTATACTGGTTTACCATCTGATTCTTATGATCTATGGGAGGAACGTGTAGCTGAACATACCTATTCAGCGGCAGCTGTTTATGGTGGCTTCATAGGAGCATCTAATATAGCAGCTGAAATGGGATTTGACGCGGAAGCAAAAGGGTGGACAAAAAATGCTATAGATATTAAAAAAGCCATTGAAAAATGGTGCTGGGATGAGGAAACTGGATATTTCTTGAGAAGTATAAAAGTAGATGGAGAAATACATAAGGACCATATAGTTGATATATCTGTCTTAGGACTTGTATATCCTTTTAAGGTATTAGATGCAAATGATAAAAGGATAAGGGCTACTGTAAAGGTTATCGAAGATAGATTGTGGAGTTTAAAAGTAGGTGGCATCAAAAGGTATGAAAATGATGTATATCGTGGGGGCAATCCATGGATTTTGACCACTTTGTGGTTGACCTATTATTATACGTTAATTGATGAAAACGATAGAGCAAAGGAGCTTTTTGGATGGGTAGTAGATCATGCTACACCAATGGGGCTATTTTCTGAACAAATTCATAGAAATACTGGAAAACCTGCTTGGGTAGTACCACTTACTTGGTCTCATGCAATGTTTATACTTACCCTTAGGGAGTTACTCGATAAAGAGCTTTTAGAATAA